Proteins encoded together in one Rana temporaria chromosome 6, aRanTem1.1, whole genome shotgun sequence window:
- the LOC120942836 gene encoding olfactory receptor 1-like, translated as MIEDEEGSSPQQLLDINNKSSISDVFIVGFRIPLNYRLFLFNMFLIIYILTLSCNLLIILLMFFSKLSHSPMYVLLSNLSLSEILFTSNIAPPMLHVISRDGAMFSLVGCFIQFYLFGSLGALESFLLSAMSYDRFLAICKPLNYSLIINPRTCLSLILVSWMSAFLIMSIFLSFLKTLNFCSTNIIDHFFCDFVPLLKLSCSDTSTVQIVVSLLSSTATVFPFLLIIATYGFIIKAITGISSAKGKKKAFSTCSSHLGVVSIYYATLIMVYEIPSGHSLVVNKVLSLLYTVLTPLLNPFIYTLRNQEIKTAITQIWTSKRRVYIFKRKLGCCHKVKEFKKKKK; from the coding sequence ATGATTGAAGACGAAGAGGGATCTAGTCCCCAACAATTGTTAGACATTAATAACAAGTCTTCTATCAGTGATGTTTTCATTGTTGGGTTCAGAATTCCCCTTAACTACAGACTTTTTCTCTTCAACATGTTCCTCATTATCTACATCCTGACTTTGTCATGCAATCTCTTGATCATCTTGTTGATGTTCTTCTCCAAACTTTCTCATTCCCCTATGTATGTGCTCCTCTCCAACCTGTCCCTGTCGGAGATCTTGTTTACCAGTAACATTGCTCCCCCCATGCTCCATGTAATAAGTAGAGATGGTGCAATGTTCTCTCTTGTTGGATGTTTCATtcagttttatttatttgggTCATTGGGTGCGCTGGAAAGTTTCCTCCTCTCGGCAATGTCCTATGATAGATTTCTTGCTATCTGCAAACCTCTTAATTACAGTTTAATTATTAATCCCAGGACGTGTTTATCTCTGATTCTTGTCTCTTGGATGTCGGCATTCTTGATCATGTCCATCTTTTTAAGTTTTTTGAAAACCTTGAATTTTTGCAGCACAAATATTATTGATCATTTCTTCTGTGACTTCGTTCCTTTATTGAAGTTGTCTTGTTCTGACACTTCTACCGTTCAAATCGTTGTGTCTTTGCTTTCATCTACGGCCACTGTGTTCCCATTTCTCCTAATCATAGCTACTTATGGGTTCATCATCAAAGCCATTACTGGGATTTCTTCGGCGAAGGGGAAAAAGAAAGCCTTCTCCACCTGCAGTTCCCATCTTGGCGTGGTTTCCATCTACTATGCTACCTTGATTATGGTCTACGAGATCCCGTCTGGACATTCATTGGTGGTAAACAAAGTTCTATCACTTCTCTATACAGTTCTCACCCCACTATTGAATCCCTTCATTTATACCTTGAGGAACCAAGAGATCAAGACAGCAATAACTCAAATATGGACATCCAAAAGGAGAGTTtacattttcaaaagaaaattgggTTGTTGTCATAAAGtaaaggaatttaaaaaaaaaaaaaaataa